In Leisingera sp. NJS204, the DNA window GATCATCTTTGTCGTCGTGATCATCATCTGCTTTGTCTACAACCCCTTTGGCGGCGACGCCTGGGGCACGCCGACCGAGGGCGGCGCGCTGGGGGCCTTTGTGGTGTTCTGCATGGCCGTCCTGAAGGGTATGAAATGGGCCGAGCTGAAGTCGGCACTGCTGGAAACGGCGAAGCTGACGGTGATGATCTTCACCATCATCTGGGGCGTGCTGATCTATGTGCGTTTCCTCGGCTTCGCGGACTTGCCGGGGGCGTTCTCCGACTGGATCACTGCGCTGGAGATGAGCCCGATGGTGATCCTGATCTGCATCCTGCTGGCCTATGCGGTGCTGGGCATGTTCATGGATGCCATCGGGATGCTGCTGCTGACGCTGCCGGTGGTTTATCCTGCCGTGATGGCGCTGAACGGCGGCGAGAGCGTGGCCGCCGCAGACAGCGCCTTTGGCATGAGCGGCACCATGTGCGCGATCTGGTTTGGCATCCTGGTGGTGAAGATGGCCGAATTCTGCCTGATCACCCCGCCGATCGGGCTGAATTGTTTTGTGGTGGCCGGCGTGCGCGATGATCTGAGCGTGCAGGATGTGTTCAAGGGCGTGACCCCGTTTTTCATTGCCGACGCCGTGACAATTGCGCTGCTGGTCGCCTTCCCGGGAATTGTTCTCTACCTGCCGTCCTTGGCGGGATAAGGACGGGCGCTCAGGACACACCGATACAGACCGGCTTGGCAGGCGGCGGCGCAGCGCCTGATTGTGTAGCCGTGCTTTCCCTGTTCCCGGACAGACTTTTTCTACAAGTTCTGTGACAGGTAGGCCAAGCGCGGTCTTGCGGTCTAGAACGGTAATACGGATGTGAATTTTCGCAACCTGCCGCTGAATATCTCTCGCCATGACGGATTGGCCATGACAGATTTACTGAGCCGCCGATGCAGTCGTCCAACCGGCGGGAGACGATCGCCCGGGTCGTTTTCCGGCCCGGCTCCTATCCCCGGCGCGGCCTTCGGCAGTGATATCCGTGCCATCGCCGTCATAGGGCGCGGTCAAGGTATCGCGATGCATGTACCCCCTCGTTTCAGGTGAAGATTCCGGCGCTCGCGGGCTTCCAAGGCTTGGCACTTTTTCGGGGCAGTATGACGGCATGGATGTCTCGCGCGGCGATTGCATCATGGTATTTGCGTGTGCCGCGCTGCCCGGCAGGCGATTCTTGCACTACCGGCAGGCGCGGCAGCCCGCTGGTCAGTGCAATAGGCACCTCATCCTGGCGGAATAAGTCCGTCCGTTTCAAACCCAGAGTTTGTCTCTTTTGTTGCAATAAATGTTGTCTAAGGAGCGGCATCAAACCGTGGCAGGTCCACAAAGGCAGAGATGTAGACTGTTGGTGCGATCAATGGCTTGCCATCTTGTGCGACAAGCAAGGAAGTGGCTGATCCAGTGCACAGGGCAAACTGCGGATCGTCATGGTGATTGTGCACATCTCCATGAAAAGGGAAATACGAAACAGTGGTGTCCTAACGTGAAAGGGCTGGCAAATGCCAACCCTTTGCTTTTGTTTCTAAAGCGGAGGAACTTCACATTCCGAGAGCCTAGCCTGTTAGAACGGGATCTCGTCGTCGTCGATGTTATGGGACGCGCCGCCGCCGAAATTGCCGCCGCCGCCACCACCGCTGCCGCCGCCTTGCTGGCCGCTGTCATAACCGCCGCCGTAACCGCCGCCCTGGCTGCCGCCGCCATAACCGCCGCCGCCGCCACCGTCTTGGCCGCCGCCGCCTTCACCGCGGCCGTCAAGCATGGTCAGGGTGGAGCCGAAGCCTTGCAGGACGATTTCGGTCGAATACCGGTCCTGACCGCTTTGGTCCTGCCATTTGCGGGTCTGCAGCTGGCCTTCGATATAGACCTTGGAGCCTTTGCGCAGATACTGCTCGGCAACGCGCACAAGACCTTCGCTGAAGATGGCCACAGAGTGCCACTCAGTCCGCTCGCGGCGTTCACCGGTGTTACGGTCCTTCCAGTTTTCCGAGGTAGCAATGCGCAGGTTGCAAACCTTGCCGCCGTTCTGGAAGCTGCGCACCTCCGGGTCGCGGCCCAGATTGCCGATGAGCATGACTTTGTTAAGAGAGCCGGCCATAGGGTTCCGTCCTTTTATTCCTGAATGTCCTGTCCAGCACCGGTCCGGCGCGAATCCGTCCGGGCTGCTTGATTGGCACAGTACAGACCTGTGCAAGGTGAGGAAAGCAGCTCTCTGGGGATGATTTTGCAGGAGTTTGCGCGGCAATGATGACGGATTGCGCCGGTGTTGCTTTAAATTTCTTCTGTATTGGTTATATTTGCGCAAAGTGGGACAGTGTTGGGACAGCGGAAATGCGCAAAGCCGTTGCGGGGTTGGTGATTGCCATGGTCGGGGCAGGGCAGCCTGCCGCCGCCGATGTTTTGAGTACCAAGAACCGGCGGGATTTGTTTTCCGCCCACACCAGGTTGCTGGATGGCCGCGCGGCCACCCAGTACAAGAACTCATCCCGGCTGCAGCCCAAGACATATCAGATCCCTTCAGCCGCGGGCACGCTGCCCTACAGCGGCAAGTACCGCGGCCAGTATCTGCAGCTGGCGCGGGACGCTGCGCGCCAGCACGGTGTGCCCGAAGACCTGTTCCTGCGCCTGGTGCAGCAGGAAAGCAATTGGAACCCGAACGCCAAATCGCACAAAGGCGCGTTGGGCCTGGCACAGCTGATGCCTGCAACCGCAAGGGCGCTGGGGGTCAACCCCGCGGTGCCGCAGCAGAACCTGGAGGGCGGCGCGCGGTATCTGGCGCGGCAATTCCGCAAATTCGGGTCCTGGCGGCTGGCATTGGCGGCCTATAACGCGGGTCCGGACGCGGTGAAGAAATACGGAGGGGTGCCGCCCTATAAGGAAACCCAGAACTATGTAAAGAAGATCTGGGGCAGCTGACGCGCCGTTTCATTAACTTGTGGGTAAGTTCCCTTAATGCCCCGTTAACTCCGCGCTAGTGTCACGCATTTGCCTTAAATTTTTGTGAATCTTCCCTCAAGTTCTGGAGGGAATGACTTGTACACCAACAGCTTTGATGAGCGGATCAACCGGATTGACTGGCAGCCGAGCGCGGTCCCGACGCGTCAGATGATCGACAGTGTCCTGGCCAGCCGTCTGCCCCGGCAGCCGCGCAGTGCTGTGCTGAGCCTGGCCGGCGCCATTGTTGGTATTCTGATCGGCACCGGCCTCAAGGGAATGTCTTTGGCCGGATCTCCTTGGGGACCGGAAACCGGCCTTGCCGGAGCTATCGGCGGCAGCCTGGCGCTGGCTGGTCTGGCCGCTTCGGTATCGGCTGCCCTGATGGCTGCGGCCAAAGGAAATGAGGCGCCGCGGCTGATGCAGTTCGCCTCGATGAACCTGCTGATGATCGTGGTGGTGCTGCTCAGCTGAACAAGACGGCCCCTGTGGGAGTGGGGGACGGAAGTGGAGCCCCATGTGGTGCTTTTTTAAGCAGCACATGGGGTTTGCTATAAGAGATGGTCGCAGGATTTTGGACCAGTGGCCAAGCTGTAGCGACTGACGAAGGAACGACCACAGTGGACGAAGCGGAAACGCTTTTCGGCAGAGTTCGAAGCCAAAGTTGCACTTTAAGCTATCCGTGAAGAATTGACGACGGTTGAACTGGCCAAAAAGTACGGCGTCCAAAGGCTTGGCGATCACCGCCCCAATCAGGTCTGGTGCACTGATGCAACCTGCATACCCATGCGCCGGGGCCTTTACAGGCCGCGGCAATGGGTTGGCACAGCCGCAAAGTGCTGATCTGGCGGCTATCCGGCACGAGGATCGCCGGGTTCTGCATCGAGGCCTTGAAGGAAGCACTGGCCCGGCGCTGCCCGCCCGAGAAATTCAACTCTGATCAGGGCTCCCCGTTCCCCAGCTCAGATTTCACCAGCGTGCTGCGGGCTGCCAAGGTAAAGATCCCGGTGGATGGGCACGGCCGCTGGATCGAAAATCGCCTGATCGAGCGGCTTTGGCGCTCGCTGAAGTACAAATGCGCCTACCTGAATGCCTTCGAGACCGGCTCGGAGGCCCGCATCGGGATCGGCGCCTGGATCAGATACTGCGCCGAAAAGCGCCCGCACTCATCAATATAGGCTGCTGACGCCGGGCGCGGCCTAAGATACGCCGCCTCAGAACCTGAATGACGCCGCCTGACATGAAACCAATGATCTAGCTTAGCCAGGCGGAAAACTGGCCCAAAAATAGGGGCAACCTCTCATAGCAGGCCAGCCAATCCGGAAATGGGCTGGTGACATCAGTTATGTTTGGACGCGGGGGGATGGCTGTATCTGGCCGTGATCCTGGATTTACATTTCCGCCGTTTCGTCGGTTGGACTGTGAACAATCGGATGAAGCGCGATCTGGCAATCCATACCCTGTACATGGCCATTGCCTTTCGTGCGCCACCAAAAGGCTGCATCCGCCATAGCGACCGCGGCGTGCAAGGCGGATGCAAACGGTCGTCGCAACGGTTGATTGATATTTTATGACAGGACTTCTTCCAACTCCTCTGCGGGCGTTTTCCATCCGAGCGTTTTTCGAGGCCGGTTGTTCAGGGCGTATGCGACGGCATCAAGGGTATTCTCATCATGTACACTGAGATCCGTGCCCTTGGGAAAGTACTGACGCAATAGGCCATTGGTGTTCTCGTTGCTGCCGCGCTGCCAGGGGCTTTGAGGATCACAGAAGAACACCTGGATGCCCGTATCTGTCTTCAGCTTCGCATGTTGTGCCGTCTCAGCCCCCTGGTCCCATGTGAGTGATTTGCACAAGCGGCTTGGAAGGCTCTGAATTGATTTGGCAATGGCGCCTCGAACAGCCTCAGCACCGCGACCTGTAAGCGCGGGGCCGTTCTTTTTTGCGCGGAGCTGCACCATGGCCGGGCATCGGGGACAGATGCAGCAGGAGCGTGAACCGTGTTTTGCGTTCCACCAGAGTGCCGATCGCCGAGTTCTTCAGGCCGAGGATCAGATCGCCTTCCCAGTGACCTAGCACAGCGCGGTCTTCTGCTTCGGCGGGGCGTTCGCTGATCATGATCTGATCAGACACAAACGGTTTGCCTTTGCCCTTTCGCCGCGCGCGCGGGACACGTCGCGCCCGTCCGGAACGCAAGCAGGCAACCAACTCCCGCCGCAGCGCACCACGGCCTTGAATGAACAAGGGATGATAGATGGCCTCATGGCTGATACGCATCATCGGGTCATCCGGAAAATCAAAAGGCAAACGGCGGGCGATCTGCTCAGGGCTCCAGGCCGTTGCCCATCTGCGATGTTGCCGGCGCACAGACCGTCTCTTCGTCCAAGACACGTCAGGACCGGCCACGATGTTCCCGTTTGGACCAGAGAGCTGACCTGAGAGCTGACCTGAGAGCCGATCTTCAACATACTGCCGCAAGGCGTCGTTCTGCGCCAGTTTTGTTAGCTTTGGCCGGCGTGCCGCGCGATCTGCATGCCATTGCGCTGTTGCCGCGCGATATTCAAAGCCCCCTGAGCGTGTCGCTGCATTCCGCCGGAGTTCCCGGGAAACGGTCGAGGCGGATCGTCCAATCTTCCTTGCAATCGCACAGACACCGAAGCCTTGCGCTCTGTACAAGGCGATCTCCTCGCGCTCAGCAAAACACAGATACCGGCCGGAAAGCGGCTGAGATGCATTTGCAAACTTGGATGGCGGCATGCCTCCGGCCTCCCGAAACCAACGACTGCCAACTGGGGCAGACGCGCCAGCTTGCACGCCAGATTCCTCGCTGGAAACGCCTTGCTTGACGAGTTGCCAAAACATGACTTGCTGGGAACGCAGTGCCGCCCGTGGCCGTCCCGGTGAATGCAGTTCACCTCGTGTGCTGCGCTCTGATGCGCGTTTGCGGTTTGTCATCACAACCTCCAATTCGGAACCGTTGCAACGACCGTTTGAATCCGCCCAGTACTGTTCGCACGACTACCAGATGCTGCTGCGCCAGCATGGCGTCAAAGTGTCCTCTCTCATGCATGTAAACATGCACCGCCGGGCAGTGGATGAGCGGTAAGGGAAACTGCTGCGACTGTGAATATGGTATTGCGGTTTGATGGCCTGACCCATACTACGATTGACTGCGTGTCATTGTGGCGACGTGTCGACCGTCAAGTCGCCCCGGTAACTGGCGGGATGTGCCCTTATAGGAGCTTGACGGGGACGCCCCATCACAGTCCTGTCCCCTCGGATCGGTGCCTGGCCATTCTGAGTAACGAGGGCACTATGAAGACCACTCATCCAGTAATCATCGGCGTTGACACTCACAAAGCACCCCATGTTGACGTCGCCATTGACAGGCAAGGCACCCGGGAGTGCCTCGTGGCGATCCCGGACACTTCGATCACGGGGCGCCGTGCGGCGCGTGAGCTGACGGCCCTGATCAGGCGCTGCGGAAAGTCCGGTATGATCGTCAGCAACAATTGAGCGGAGACTGTGCGGAATTTTGTGCCCTGGCGCCTTTTTTTACGCCAATGGGAAGCGTTCCTGGAACATGATGGCGAGCTGGCTTTTCACCGCATGCCATTTGCGCACTGAGCGCTTCCACTCCGCTGAGGCAGCATTCAGCACCAGATAGATCAATTTGGCCGCCGCCTCATCGCTGGCGAAATGGCCGCAGGTTCGAACCGCACGGCGGAATTTCGAGTTCAGCGCTTCAATCATTGCCCGGCAAGCGGTTTGCGAAGCAAATTTGCCGAGAGGGGCGTTGGTCGTGTAACTCAGCCTGCGCACCTCGGACGGATAGTCGAGGAATGGAATGACTTCGTTCCAGGCCCGCCGCCAGCTCGGCGCTATGGCCGGATAGCGCTTTGACAAATCGCTCGCTTCAAATTCGGTTAGCGCGGCTTCGGCCGCCGCGGCATCAACGGCCGTATAGACCGCCTTCAAAGCCGCGGCGACGGCCTTGCGGTCTTTGTAGCTGGCAAAGCTTTTGGAATGGCGCAGCAGATTGGCAATACAGGTCTGGACCTGGGTTCGGGGGAAGGCCGCCTCTCCTCTCGGCAGCGGATGGTCTGGGGGGAGCCCTTGGGGCCGTCTATTCCCCGCCAGTGGATTGCCTGCAAACCATGGGCGGGCATGATTGCGATCAGAATGTCCTGAACGTATGAGGAGGGTCAGGAAACGATCTGAGGGATCGTTTCCCTGACGATTGGGTTGCGCAGACCGCTCAGCACCTTGGCCCAGAATTTGGTCCCCTCATTGGCCTGGAACCACAAGCCCAGAACGTCCTGCGTGCCGTCCGGCAAGATTGCCA includes these proteins:
- the ssb gene encoding single-stranded DNA-binding protein, with the translated sequence MAGSLNKVMLIGNLGRDPEVRSFQNGGKVCNLRIATSENWKDRNTGERRERTEWHSVAIFSEGLVRVAEQYLRKGSKVYIEGQLQTRKWQDQSGQDRYSTEIVLQGFGSTLTMLDGRGEGGGGQDGGGGGGYGGGSQGGGYGGGYDSGQQGGGSGGGGGGNFGGGASHNIDDDEIPF
- a CDS encoding lytic transglycosylase domain-containing protein, producing the protein MRKAVAGLVIAMVGAGQPAAADVLSTKNRRDLFSAHTRLLDGRAATQYKNSSRLQPKTYQIPSAAGTLPYSGKYRGQYLQLARDAARQHGVPEDLFLRLVQQESNWNPNAKSHKGALGLAQLMPATARALGVNPAVPQQNLEGGARYLARQFRKFGSWRLALAAYNAGPDAVKKYGGVPPYKETQNYVKKIWGS